A window from Citrus sinensis cultivar Valencia sweet orange chromosome 5, DVS_A1.0, whole genome shotgun sequence encodes these proteins:
- the LOC102612345 gene encoding uncharacterized protein LOC102612345 isoform X2: MSMDSHIEKVLWTQDQISRRVTELAAQITHDFNSVSPPPVVVGVATGAFIFLADLVRNIHLPISVDFIRAESYGSGTLSSGAPVLSLDSKLDVKDKHVILVEDIVDTGTTLSSLIANLVSKGASSVSVCTFLDKPARRKIQVELVGEGKFYRGFECPDYFVVGYGMDFAELYRNLPYVGVLKPECYK, translated from the exons ATGTCAATGGACTCTCACATAGAGAAGGTGCTTTGGACACAGGACCAAATTTCTCGCCGAGTAACGGAGCTTGCCGCCCAAATCACCCACGATTTCAACTCCGTTTCCCCGCCGCCTGTCGTCGTGGGTGTCGCCACCGGAGCGTTTATCTTCTTGGCTGACCTGGTCAGAAATATTCACCTCCCTATCTCCGTTGATTTCATTCGTGCTGAATCCTACGGCTCCGGTACGCTCTCCAGTGGAGCCCCTGTTCTTTCCCTCGATTCGAAACTCGATGTTAAGGACAAGCACGTAATCTTG GTCGAGGACATTGTAGATACAGGAACCACATTATCATCTCTTATTGCAAACTTGGTATCCAAAGGAGCATCTTCTGTCTCAGTCTGCACTTTCCTTGATAAACCAGCAAGAAGAAAGATTCAGGTGGAGCTAGTGGGTGAAGGAAAGTTCTATCGGGGATTTGAG TGTCCAGATTATTTCGTTGTGGGCTATGGAATGGACTTTGCTGAATTATATAGGAACCTGCCTTATGTTGGAGTGTTGAAGCCTGAAtgctacaaataa
- the LOC102612345 gene encoding uncharacterized protein LOC102612345 isoform X1 produces MSMDSHIEKVLWTQDQISRRVTELAAQITHDFNSVSPPPVVVGVATGAFIFLADLVRNIHLPISVDFIRAESYGSGTLSSGAPVLSLDSKLDVKDKHVILMHTFLCSQVEDIVDTGTTLSSLIANLVSKGASSVSVCTFLDKPARRKIQVELVGEGKFYRGFECPDYFVVGYGMDFAELYRNLPYVGVLKPECYK; encoded by the exons ATGTCAATGGACTCTCACATAGAGAAGGTGCTTTGGACACAGGACCAAATTTCTCGCCGAGTAACGGAGCTTGCCGCCCAAATCACCCACGATTTCAACTCCGTTTCCCCGCCGCCTGTCGTCGTGGGTGTCGCCACCGGAGCGTTTATCTTCTTGGCTGACCTGGTCAGAAATATTCACCTCCCTATCTCCGTTGATTTCATTCGTGCTGAATCCTACGGCTCCGGTACGCTCTCCAGTGGAGCCCCTGTTCTTTCCCTCGATTCGAAACTCGATGTTAAGGACAAGCACGTAATCTTG ATGCATACATTCCTTTGTTCTCAGGTCGAGGACATTGTAGATACAGGAACCACATTATCATCTCTTATTGCAAACTTGGTATCCAAAGGAGCATCTTCTGTCTCAGTCTGCACTTTCCTTGATAAACCAGCAAGAAGAAAGATTCAGGTGGAGCTAGTGGGTGAAGGAAAGTTCTATCGGGGATTTGAG TGTCCAGATTATTTCGTTGTGGGCTATGGAATGGACTTTGCTGAATTATATAGGAACCTGCCTTATGTTGGAGTGTTGAAGCCTGAAtgctacaaataa
- the LOC102615213 gene encoding uncharacterized protein LOC102615213 isoform X1 — MGSRMFIAVQCCECWMMQVKQQKKSGNKWTCVVCNQKQSVRKVFAKGYMAKDLRQFVQSFNMSQSQKPQTLSHQLEEEQQQQVCVGDGLESRIGTEMPNKKPKLSINGAHTGDGEGEEYGSGERDSTICWPSMTKAVVSKWSKYLSEDDMEPETCQTAKVNSGSKGHTFITEDDEDEEQKRARPPTMAMGMLKQSNYTQDDVTPRSHQEKVAKAALKWDNYLTEDGDGQQRSQWPTMAMGPSKEKNYLTPDDIEPRKTCQKKVAKAALQWNDYMTEAGEQGTRCPTKVGKSASKWNSYLTQEEEDELQLVSWKQFRTDHLGK, encoded by the exons ATGGGGAGCAGGATGTTCATTGCGGTTCAATGCTGCGAGTGTTGGATGATGCAGGTGAAGCAGCAGAAGAAGAGCGGCAACAAGTGGACGTGCGTCGTTTGTAACCAGAAGCAGTCCGTACGGAAGGTGTTTGCTAAGGGCTACATGGCCAAGGATCTCCGTCAATTCGTTCAGTCCTTTAATATGTCTCAGTCTCAGAAACCTCAAACCCTATCTCATCAActagaagaagaacaacaacaacaag taTGTGTAGGAGATGGACTTGAATCGAGAATTGGAACTGAGATGCCGAACAAGAAGCCCAAATTGAGCATTAATGGTGCGCATACCGGAGATGGAGAAGGAGAAGAGTACGGATCCG GTGAAAGGGACTCGACCATTTGTTGGCCATCAATGACCAAAGCTGTTGTATCTAAGTGGAGCAAATACCTGAGCGAAGATGACATGGAGCCTGAGACTTGCCAAACGGCAAAGGTTAATTCTGGTTCAAAAGGGCATACGTTCATAACTGAAGATGACGAAGATGAGGAGCAGAAGAGGGCTCGTCCACCAACAATGGCAATGGGTATGTTAAAACAGAGTAATTACACTCAAGATGACGTCACTCCTAGGAGTCACCAAGAAAAAGTTGCCAAGGCTGCTTTAAAATGGGACAACTACTTGACAGAGGATGGTGATGGGCAGCAGAGGAGTCAATGGCCAACAATGGCAATGGGTCCTTCAAAAGAGAAGAATTACTTGACTCCAGATGACATCGAGCCTAGGAAAACTTGCCAGAAAAAAGTGGCCAAGGCTGCTTTACAATGGAATGATTACATGACAGAAGCTGGAGAGCAGGGGACTCGATGTCCAACAAAAGTGGGGAAGAGTGCTTCGAAATGGAATAGTTACTTAACacaggaagaagaagatgaattgCAACTTGTGAGCTGGAAGCAATTTCGAACAGATCATTTGGGCAAATAG
- the LOC102615213 gene encoding uncharacterized protein LOC102615213 isoform X2 produces the protein MGSRMFIAVQCCECWMMQVKQQKKSGNKWTCVVCNQKQSVRKVFAKGYMAKDLRQFVQSFNMSQSQKPQTLSHQLEEEQQQQGDGLESRIGTEMPNKKPKLSINGAHTGDGEGEEYGSGERDSTICWPSMTKAVVSKWSKYLSEDDMEPETCQTAKVNSGSKGHTFITEDDEDEEQKRARPPTMAMGMLKQSNYTQDDVTPRSHQEKVAKAALKWDNYLTEDGDGQQRSQWPTMAMGPSKEKNYLTPDDIEPRKTCQKKVAKAALQWNDYMTEAGEQGTRCPTKVGKSASKWNSYLTQEEEDELQLVSWKQFRTDHLGK, from the exons ATGGGGAGCAGGATGTTCATTGCGGTTCAATGCTGCGAGTGTTGGATGATGCAGGTGAAGCAGCAGAAGAAGAGCGGCAACAAGTGGACGTGCGTCGTTTGTAACCAGAAGCAGTCCGTACGGAAGGTGTTTGCTAAGGGCTACATGGCCAAGGATCTCCGTCAATTCGTTCAGTCCTTTAATATGTCTCAGTCTCAGAAACCTCAAACCCTATCTCATCAActagaagaagaacaacaacaacaag GAGATGGACTTGAATCGAGAATTGGAACTGAGATGCCGAACAAGAAGCCCAAATTGAGCATTAATGGTGCGCATACCGGAGATGGAGAAGGAGAAGAGTACGGATCCG GTGAAAGGGACTCGACCATTTGTTGGCCATCAATGACCAAAGCTGTTGTATCTAAGTGGAGCAAATACCTGAGCGAAGATGACATGGAGCCTGAGACTTGCCAAACGGCAAAGGTTAATTCTGGTTCAAAAGGGCATACGTTCATAACTGAAGATGACGAAGATGAGGAGCAGAAGAGGGCTCGTCCACCAACAATGGCAATGGGTATGTTAAAACAGAGTAATTACACTCAAGATGACGTCACTCCTAGGAGTCACCAAGAAAAAGTTGCCAAGGCTGCTTTAAAATGGGACAACTACTTGACAGAGGATGGTGATGGGCAGCAGAGGAGTCAATGGCCAACAATGGCAATGGGTCCTTCAAAAGAGAAGAATTACTTGACTCCAGATGACATCGAGCCTAGGAAAACTTGCCAGAAAAAAGTGGCCAAGGCTGCTTTACAATGGAATGATTACATGACAGAAGCTGGAGAGCAGGGGACTCGATGTCCAACAAAAGTGGGGAAGAGTGCTTCGAAATGGAATAGTTACTTAACacaggaagaagaagatgaattgCAACTTGTGAGCTGGAAGCAATTTCGAACAGATCATTTGGGCAAATAG
- the LOC102615487 gene encoding polyadenylate-binding protein 3 → MEATGAATATAAVTSATTAAVPSGYGNVSLYVGDLEQNVNESQLYDLFSQVAQVVSVRVCRDQSKRSSLGYAYVNYSNPQDAANAKEALNFMPINGKPIRIMYSHRDPSIRKSGYGNVFIKNLDTSIDNKALCDTFAAFGTVLSCKVAIDSNGQSKGYGFVQFENEEAAQNAIKMLNGMLINDKQVYVGLFVRRQERAQQNVSPKFTNVYVNNLAETVTDEDLKKIFGHFGTITSAIVMKDSDGKSRCFGFVNFQSPDAAAAAVEKLNGTTNNDKVWYVGRAQKRAEREADLRAKFEQERISRYEKLKGANLYLKNLDDSINDEKLKELFSEFGTITSCKVMVDQHGFSKGSGFVAFSMLEEATRALNEMNGKMIGRKPLYVAVAQRKEERKARLQAQFAQIRAPGGMSPLASGIPGYHHGAPRLGPQQLYYGQGTPGLMPPQAAGYGFQQQVFPGLRPGGPNYIMPYHLQRQVHPGQRTGVRRSGNTHQMQQPQFMRNSNQGIRYLDNARNGTDQSVVSMVPVPFEVSGMPATPVETPRPVPVPISTLTSALASASPDDRTRMLGEQLYPLVENIEPVHASKVTGMLLEMDQTEVLHLIESPEALKTKVAEAMAVLQEAAARSDVNEKLGSLAVNE, encoded by the exons atggaaGCGACCGGAGCGGCGACAGCCACGGCGGCGGTTACCAGTGCAACAACGGCGGCGGTCCCATCGGGTTACGGGAATGTGTCTCTGTACGTAGGGGATCTGGAGCAGAACGTGAACGAGAGTCAATTGTATGATCTGTTTAGCCAGGTCGCTCAGGTTGTTTCCGTTAGGGTTTGTCGTGATCAGAGCAAGCGATCATCTCTCGGTTACGCTTACGTTAATTACAGCAATCCTCAGGACG CTGCTAATGCAAAGGAGGCTTTAAACTTTATGCCTATTAATGGGAAACCAATCAGGATCATGTATTCCCATCGAGATCCCAGTATCCGGAAGAGTGGATATGGGAATGTTTTTATCAAAAACTTGGACACATCAATTGATAACAAGGCATTGTGTGATACATTTGCTGCCTTTGGGACTGTGCTTTCTTGCAAAGTGGCTATTGATAGTAATGGTCAATCGAAAGGATACGGGTTCGTACAGTTTGAAAATGAGGAAGCTGCACAAAATGCTATCAAAATGTTGAATGGCATGCtaataaatgataaacaaGTTTATGTTGGTCTTTTTGTTCGACGCCAAGAAAGGGCTCAACAGAATGTCTCCCCAAAGTTCACTAATGTTTATGTCAACAATTTGGCAGAAACTGTGACTGATGAGGAccttaagaaaatttttggcCATTTTGGTACCATCACCAGTGCAATTGTAATGAAGGACTCTGATGGAAAGTCTAGGTGTTTTGGTTTTGTTAACTTTCAGAGCCCAGATGCTGCTGCTGCGGCAGTGGAAAAGTTGAATGGGACTACCAACAATGACAAGGTTTGGTATGTGGGGAGAGCCCAGAAGAGAGCTGAAAGGGAGGCAGACTTGAGGGCTAAGTTTGAACAGGAAAGAATCAGTAGATATGAAAAACTCAAAGGAGCCAatttgtatttgaaaaatctggATGACAGCATAAATGATGAAAAACTGAAGGAGTTATTTTCTGAGTTTGGAACTATAACATCATGCAAG GTCATGGTTGATCAACATGGATTTAGCAAGGGATCAGGTTTTGTTGCCTTTTCTATGCTTGAGGAAGCTACAAGGGCT TTGAATGAAATGAATGGGAAGATGATTGGCCGGAAACCTCTTTATGTTGCTGTGGCCCAACGTAAAGAAGAGAGGAAGGCTCGGCTGCAG GCACAGTTTGCTCAAATTCGAGCACCTGGTGGAATGTCACCACTGGCATCTGGAATTCCTGGCTATCATCATGGGGCGCCTAGGCTTGGTCCTCAGCAGCTTTATTACGGTCAAGGTACCCCAGGTTTAATGCCCCCTCAAGCTGCAGGATATGGTTTTCAGCAGCAAGTGTTTCCTGGACTGCGTCCTGGTGGACCAAACTATATAATGCCATATCATCTTCAAAGGCAAGTGCATCCTGGCCAGCGAACGGGTGTGAGAAGAAGCGGAAACACCCATCAGATGCAGCAGCCTCAG TTTATGCGTAACTCCAATCAGGGGATTAGATACCTGGACAATGCAAGAAACGGTACAGACCAATCTGTTGTTTCAATGGTGCCAGTGCCTTTCGAGGTTTCAGGGATGCCTGCAACTCCTGTAGAAACCCCACGGCCTGTGCCAGTGCCAATTTCAACTCTTACTTCTGCTTTGGCGTCTGCCAGCCCTGATGATCGTACCAGG ATGCTAGGAGAACAGCTTTATCCCCTTGTGGAGAATATTGAACCTGTTCATGCATCGAAGGTAACTGGGATGCTACTGGAGATGGACCAAACAGAGGTGCTACATCTCATTGAGTCTCCTGAAGCTCTGAAGACAAAGGTGGCTGAGGCAATGGCTGTACTCCAAGAAGCTGCAGCACGATCTGATGTAAACGAGAAGCTTGGCTCACTGGCAGTGAATGAATGA
- the LOC102612649 gene encoding uncharacterized protein LOC102612649 isoform X2, with protein sequence MAIITLANGLKTLFCVLGCVMTATLTYTISIDGLPFRKELLTPWMAATLVDFFINVVPLATWVTYKESNWIGAMLWVILLVCFGSITTCAYIFVQFLKLSSQESLQDPIYHALLRHSSSLEHEGKSSSVVIARIVFSVLGFLMLGTLIYTLLTDGSPFRKELLTPWMIATLIDFYINVAALSVWVAYKESSWVGAFFWIILFICLGSITTCAYIVLQLFRLSSQDPIYLVLFNSGNRAENGYEKAYG encoded by the exons ATGGCGATCATTACTTTAGCAAATGGCCTTAAAACTCTGTTCTGTGTATTGGGTTGCGTGATGACAGCTACTCTCACGTACACAATCTCCATTGATGGCCTTCCTTTTCGCAAAGAACTCCTCACTCC gTGGATGGCGGCGACTTTAGttgatttcttcatcaacGTTGTACCTTTGGCG ACTTGGGTTACCTACAAGGAATCAAATTGGATTGGTGCAATGCTATGGGTAATACTGCTTGTTTGTTTTGGCAG CATCACTACATGTGCCTACATTTTTGtccaatttctcaaattgtcATCTCAAGAATCTTTACAAGATCCAATATACCATGCTCTATTGCGGCATTCAAGCAG CTTGGAACATGAAGGGAAAAGCTCCTCTGTTGTGATTGCCAGAATAGTTTTCAGTGTTTTGGGTTTTTTGATGTTGGGCACTCTGATTTACACTCTCTTAACTGATGGTTCTCCTTTTCGCAAAGAGCTCTTGACTCC GTGGATGATAGCAACCCTAATTGACTTCTATATCAATGTTGCGGCTCTGTCG GTGTGGGTTGCCTACAAAGAATCAAGTTGGGTTGGTGCATTCTTTTGGATAATCCTATTCATATGTCTTGGCAG CATCACTACATGCGCATACATTGTCCTACAGCTGTTCCGCCTTAGTTCACAAGATCCAATCTACCTTGTCTTATTTAATAGTGGTAACAG GGCAGAAAACGGTTATGAGAAAGCTTATGGGTAA
- the LOC102612649 gene encoding uncharacterized protein LOC102612649 isoform X1 → MAIITLANGLKTLFCVLGCVMTATLTYTISIDGLPFRKELLTPWMAATLVDFFINVVPLATWVTYKESNWIGAMLWVILLVCFGSITTCAYIFVQFLKLSSQESLQDPIYHALLRHSSRDSLEHEGKSSSVVIARIVFSVLGFLMLGTLIYTLLTDGSPFRKELLTPWMIATLIDFYINVAALSVWVAYKESSWVGAFFWIILFICLGSITTCAYIVLQLFRLSSQDPIYLVLFNSGNRAENGYEKAYG, encoded by the exons ATGGCGATCATTACTTTAGCAAATGGCCTTAAAACTCTGTTCTGTGTATTGGGTTGCGTGATGACAGCTACTCTCACGTACACAATCTCCATTGATGGCCTTCCTTTTCGCAAAGAACTCCTCACTCC gTGGATGGCGGCGACTTTAGttgatttcttcatcaacGTTGTACCTTTGGCG ACTTGGGTTACCTACAAGGAATCAAATTGGATTGGTGCAATGCTATGGGTAATACTGCTTGTTTGTTTTGGCAG CATCACTACATGTGCCTACATTTTTGtccaatttctcaaattgtcATCTCAAGAATCTTTACAAGATCCAATATACCATGCTCTATTGCGGCATTCAAGCAG GGATAGCTTGGAACATGAAGGGAAAAGCTCCTCTGTTGTGATTGCCAGAATAGTTTTCAGTGTTTTGGGTTTTTTGATGTTGGGCACTCTGATTTACACTCTCTTAACTGATGGTTCTCCTTTTCGCAAAGAGCTCTTGACTCC GTGGATGATAGCAACCCTAATTGACTTCTATATCAATGTTGCGGCTCTGTCG GTGTGGGTTGCCTACAAAGAATCAAGTTGGGTTGGTGCATTCTTTTGGATAATCCTATTCATATGTCTTGGCAG CATCACTACATGCGCATACATTGTCCTACAGCTGTTCCGCCTTAGTTCACAAGATCCAATCTACCTTGTCTTATTTAATAGTGGTAACAG GGCAGAAAACGGTTATGAGAAAGCTTATGGGTAA
- the LOC102612649 gene encoding uncharacterized protein LOC102612649 isoform X3, whose amino-acid sequence MAIITLANGLKTLFCVLGCVMTATLTYTISIDGLPFRKELLTPWMAATLVDFFINVVPLATWVTYKESNWIGAMLWVILLVCFGSITTCAYIFVQFLKLSSQESLQDPIYHALLRHSSRDSLEHEGKSSSVVIARIVFSVLGFLMLGTLIYTLLTDGSPFRKELLTPWMIATLIDFYINVAALSVWVAYKESSWVGAFFWIILFICLGSITTCAYIVLQLFRLSSQDPIYLVLFNSGNRKRL is encoded by the exons ATGGCGATCATTACTTTAGCAAATGGCCTTAAAACTCTGTTCTGTGTATTGGGTTGCGTGATGACAGCTACTCTCACGTACACAATCTCCATTGATGGCCTTCCTTTTCGCAAAGAACTCCTCACTCC gTGGATGGCGGCGACTTTAGttgatttcttcatcaacGTTGTACCTTTGGCG ACTTGGGTTACCTACAAGGAATCAAATTGGATTGGTGCAATGCTATGGGTAATACTGCTTGTTTGTTTTGGCAG CATCACTACATGTGCCTACATTTTTGtccaatttctcaaattgtcATCTCAAGAATCTTTACAAGATCCAATATACCATGCTCTATTGCGGCATTCAAGCAG GGATAGCTTGGAACATGAAGGGAAAAGCTCCTCTGTTGTGATTGCCAGAATAGTTTTCAGTGTTTTGGGTTTTTTGATGTTGGGCACTCTGATTTACACTCTCTTAACTGATGGTTCTCCTTTTCGCAAAGAGCTCTTGACTCC GTGGATGATAGCAACCCTAATTGACTTCTATATCAATGTTGCGGCTCTGTCG GTGTGGGTTGCCTACAAAGAATCAAGTTGGGTTGGTGCATTCTTTTGGATAATCCTATTCATATGTCTTGGCAG CATCACTACATGCGCATACATTGTCCTACAGCTGTTCCGCCTTAGTTCACAAGATCCAATCTACCTTGTCTTATTTAATAGTGGTAACAG AAAACGGTTATGA